Below is a window of Danio rerio strain Tuebingen ecotype United States chromosome 11, GRCz12tu, whole genome shotgun sequence DNA.
TTTATACAAAAAGGCCTCTGTCTCCATCAGGAAGCCAATATGGGGCTCTCTCTGCTACCGCTTTCCTCCCTTTTTTTCatcaagatgttttttttttcatttacatgcCTCCACTCGCAGTCTCTGATGCTCCAAGTGAAAAAGctgattttgtcttgttttccagaccttttaaaactacaacaaaataatagtaataataaaaacaagactcACATCTGCTCCAGGTTTTCCTGGAAGGCCATTTAACCCATTTCTGCCATTGTCTCCATCAAGGCCCTGTCAAATTCATTAGAGAAATAGATTAAtggatttcattttaaatatatagaaattattattattattattattattattattattattacttaatacTTACTGGGGGTCCAACTGGGCCGGGGCCAGGTCCTCTTTCACCCTGAAATtacacataataaaaaataaattactcaattaaaatatataactttAGTGCTAAAAACATTGAGGAAAGATTGTACACAgacatttacattaatatttctgaaaaatcaaaataaaatgatcaatgtGTGACTCACATCAATGCCATCTACACCAGGAAATCCAGGAAGCCCTGGAGGTCCAGGCAGCCCTCTCGGACCAACTGGCCCcctctaaaaaaaacaaataaataataatttttaaaaactatcgCTTGTTCAGAATTGATCCTATAGTTCGATAGCCCAAAAACAATGAAGTCATTGTATGTCTGTCCACTGATGCTGTTGTTAGAGGAATAACACTAGGTATCCTCTTACTTTGATAAAGTGATAACAGCTGTGCCCACCTGGATCAGattagtgaaaaaaaaattacttcccTATGTCACAAGTTCTGACTCTCAATTACTCACAAATACTGTAGTCAATGAAGAATACTGACCACCAGTTAACTGAGCGATAGACTACAATTTAGAAGTGTatagtgtatttttaaaatgatttgttatttatatataggctatattttaataaaaccacataaaaacacatttatttgcgTCAGTATattgtgtattttatgtatttgccTCCATATTGtatatttaagatatttagaTGACCAGATtcattagcaaaaaataaaaaccgTTCATCTAACCACAGAAGACCCAATTCATTAGCAGAAAATACACACAGTTTAtctgtactacaaaaaaaatccTTGTTTCTTACCTGTGCGGAGATGATGAGGACTAACTGAAGTAAAATCAGTAGCAGGGACGCGCGGAGAGTCCCGGCGTGCGCCATGGTCACCCCGATGACTTAAAGATGGCAATATAGTCCTTTTTAGGAGATTTGTTGGGGGTTCTCGGGTTTTCTGGTAATATTCCCCCAACTAAATCTCACAAACTACCAGTCTCTCGGTGGAGTATTaaaatttatgtttattcataAGCCGTGCAGAGAACTAGAATCTGGTTGGATGGGAGTTCTGAGGTTTGCACAAAAAGGGCGTGGCTCTAGCTCAGGGTACCTGCTTTGGGTACCGCTCGTAAATAATAATTCGATGTCAGTAAATTTGACAGTTTTTGCAAAGCTTTCAGTATTTCAGAGGTACAAATTAAACACATAAAAAGTCTCTTTTGAGATTTGCACTTATtgaaaacacgtacacacacattaAGTTGCATCAGTCTTTTGCCTATGCTTATAATTGTCTAAAAGCaggttaatttattattttaatataacaacATTTTAACATAAATGTCATCAAGGTTTTCTTCGAGGCAAACAACAAAAGTAAACAGCAAAAGAATGAAAATAAGtaatttatacataaataaaacacaatgagCTTTTTATGATGATGCTTTCCTGTCAAAAGCAGTGCACTctaagaaataaacatttatataggCCTAAATATTTTTTGTCCAGACCCCAAAattaatatgtagcatgcacATTTTACAACTCAATCTGAAATGATTACAATGAGCCACTATTGTGTCTGTTttattgtgagtgtgtgtgtgtgtttttttttttttttttgcattataaaacaATTACACTAAGGCAAAATTcgtttttttacaaatttcatCTACATTTATAGAGCAgagcaaaaataataatcaaatcattaaaataatactaCAAATAAATACACTTAAACTATGgagcagacacacaaacaaaaagaaaagaaaggtaaaaaaaaaacacttacactACCGgatcttttattaatttttttttttcaataaactaAACAGTCTTCTTCCACATTTTGATTTGAGCAACTTTAAAGATTTAGAGTATAACCAAAATTCCTTTTGGAAAACTAAAAACAGCGGTTTTGTCTTTAGCAAttgcatttatgaatataaaatgtcTTCAAAATTATAGTATAGTTCAATACGAATTGATTATTAACATATTTCCCTAATAAACCaaagaaaatatgaaataatataaatataatataaataatttttagaaaattGGGAGGACAACATGAGAGAAACCTTTAACCACTTGAATGAATCAGACCAAAAGGTTCTGCTACATAAACATTCAAAAAATAAGTGTGCAGTCGTGTCAATGTCAACCTCATAGAATGAACAATTGTTGTGATCAAAATTAAATCTATGTCTAAGAAGCTCTGAAGATGAGTAAATCTCAtcgaatattttaaaatgtccttCTTTTGCTTTGGGAGGTATGGACAAGGAAAGGAACATTGTTCCTAATTGGATAATAAAGCTCttggaaaaaagaaaacacattatTTTTAGCTTGTATTAGAAATTTATCTTGGGTTAATATtgatcttattattttattagatatttcaCTCTGAATAAAATCTTGTCCATTTTTTAACATAAGGCAGATGAAGTGTGTCATTTATATTGGTGACCACATTATTACTAAGCATCAGTAGAAATGCCTTTGTGATAGATCTTAATACGTTATTGTATTGTTTATGATCACATTCAAAGTTATATTCTTCACAAAAAAATTCTATGACTGAGAACCTTTGTCTAATAGATGGACAACTAACCAATACTCCTCCCACCATTctttataaaaacatatttgtttttttttttttaattacttattgtTTCAAATTTGTGAATTATGAGAGAAAATTTATGTTTGTGAATTAATTGCCAGTATAAATAACCTGTTTATAATTTAAGAGggagtttttgaattaaaaaatcaCAACGTAATAAGAGATCTATTAAACCTAcaccctttaaaatattttttgggatATAGAATTCTTTTAGCCAATTAATCTTAAACATGTCATTCAAAATCTATGGCCTGCAGACCCCCATCTCTATAATCCTTCACTGTTGTTTCTTTTTTAGCATAATGAGCTTTTCTCTTCCAAATAAAGTTAAAGTTCAActgataaattaattattttgttttgtaagaAATGGAAAGGGAACCTGGGGAGtaaactttataatttttttgtggtTTATGAGCTCATCAGATGTTCTCCAATACACCAGAAGGCGCTGTAACTTGCTCTTTGTCCGCGGATTCTTACTctgttatctttttattttgaaatcggAACCGCCGCCGTTGTCCTGGTactgaaaacaacaacaagcaAACCTGGCCATTTAAAGGTGAGAAAACACAGAATACACGTTATTTAACCATCCCTTATGTTTTATTGTGTTGCCGCGACAGGCTTCTTATTTCAACACTATCGTTATCTATGGACGTTAGGTTGTTTTCAGTGAGGAAGTAAAGAGAGTTTTGTTTAGATTCAGCGAACGTGTTTTCTCTTGAGGAAATGCGACGTTTTTACTAATACTGTACAAAtcctatagaggtaaagttggttttatatttagatattcagacattctccttaataatataatttcagaaaagtattctttgcaaattctaaagtaacatggtaaacaatatagagactgctaaatgaaggaatgtgcgaatataaaaccaactttacccttATAAAAATACTTACTAATAACTGTTATCTGTGTTTGGTTAATAAAAGATGGAGAGTGTGGACTTTTCCGAGGAGGAGATCCAGGAGCAGTTGGCTGCGCTTGGATACAGTCATATTTCCAAACAAAGACTGCGCGAATTCAAGCGaggtttttaattcattttaaaacatttcactgtcttctgtgtgtgttttttttttttttgggcattTTATAACATACCTGAGCTTGCCTTCAAATAACGTGTCTTGAATGACATCTCCACTAGATCTAGATCATCTGATCCGTCATGAAAAGTCTAGGAGTCAGAGCTCTAGTGACTGGACTTCTCCAGCATCACAAAGCAGAACCAGCAAAAGTCCACCTGCCCTTATTAAGGAAAAGGGTgagctgtctctctctctcctgcatTATCATGTCACTTaccataataatacaataaagttacattatttaaaatgtaatatattgtatAACAATTCATTCGCCCTTTTAATGTaacattacatttgattattttagattacttttcaaAATTTGTAACGTTTTCAAAAGTTTTTAGCTCTTAATAATTTTCATACATTggttcaatgctaaggattttttgtactggtccgatcgggcaagtggtttagatttttacttgccctgccaaaatcttcactggccccaccaaaaaaaagggaaggtaaccacatattttaaataatgtgtcaaaaataaagtctgtaagtctataatttcaatacttaaaaaacaattgtaaatataagtgttatgcaaacaaaaagagcagtatggaaaatgcggaggcattttttgcagtttgaaattatttaacaaaaggtggctgacttgtcaaactgacgccaaactatgcataacatcacttcatttttattttgtcgtgtTGTTTCCACGTAAATCTCTACTTCCAACACGTTAGAGACAGACATTTTCGTTTAGCcttttaatttgatgttgccaCCATGTTGCTGTTTCTATGCTGTACtagttgttaccaggttacaaaaaaaaatagcatggtcaAATCAATCAGATAAGACGAATTGGAAAGCAATATGTTGTTTACGACATTACAGAGTAGGtcacatttaaagatttaaaagcacaaacaaaaaaaaatgcacgcaattgacaaatagtcacagacaaattaaatgttagtgacaaggcagcactgtcccaatcgggccagtaatgatccggtctactgtcccaagtgtctctcacgctggccctgtccttattgttgagccctgccaCTAGTACTCATCAACACTGATtgtcaaaaaaatgaaataagatTAGATTAACTTAGTACTCATCAAAAATAATTCACATCAAAGATAAAAAGTTTGTCATTTAAGTGTGtgtaaaaaagtttatttatatttagatctAAATcacatataaatgtgtatatgatacaaattatatataaataaaatatctatgtaacaaatttttgtttctatgtatgtgtgtgtatcatgtacataataaatataaattaaggctgcacaatatatcatttcagcatccatatcgcaGATTTGCAATGTTGAAGGTTTATAGTTGATCAGCTTCACAATTCAGAGTACATGAGATTCatggagtcattgcaaagtataTCCATAATATATCAcgatatatatcacagaaaaactaaatatcaaaaTGTCCGATTATTCCAATTTCGTGCTGCCTTAATATAAATAATGCAAAGACATATATCATGTcaaagcaaacttttattttatatgcgattaatcgtgataattttttgcccagcactagaaaatttaaattttcaatcagactttaaaaccttttttttttagatacggATTTAAAAACATAACAGTAATTAGTTTAATAGCTATgataaagtttttaaaatcaaataattacATAGCTATGAGAGGAAACAGGTTGTGCAGTGGTTAAcatgatcgcctcacaacaacaaggtcgctggtttgagcctcagctggatcacttggcgtttctgtctggagtttacatgttctccccgtgtttgctcTGGTTTCCCGCACAAGTCCAATGACGtgctacaagtgaattgggtatgctaaaattgaccatggtgtgtgtgtgtgagtgagtgtgtatggatgtttcccagtgattggttgcagctggaagggcatccactgcataaaacatatgctggataagttgccggttcattctgctgtggcaaccccagattaataaaggggctaagccgaaaagaaatgataGGAATGAATAAGAGGAAACACTGGAATCAAAAACAATGCCTTGGAATAAACagaagtatatattttttataaaccaaAATAGGAAATAAACACAGTTATTTACCAAACAGCTTTTTATTAGCAAGTTTTGCAAAATAGCCTTATTCATGTGTCCTAGCTTTTTACAAACAATATTGAAATGTAACAGcctttttacaacatttttacatttaattaaaaaatatcctCAGTATCTGTAACATATTACAGTTAcacttgttttgtaatttaattatgtATTACATAAGAGCATttcatgtaactagttactccccaaaactgagaaaataatgatgcattacatttatttgtattatatgttTTCCTTAAATGCAAAGAACAAAAagacataaaatacaaaattaaaataacatgggtaaataaaaacattcaataataataatacatctatTTTAAAGCAATGGTTCATGCAAAAATGAAACTCACAGTTTACACAAAGGTTCCAAACCTCattgaaattataattttttttctcataaacaaagatattttaaagaatgttggagacTGGTAGTCACTGACAGTCATCATAGGATAAAAagaatactgtggaagtcagtggcCACTGGccactatccctttaatgcacaAGTGTGTAGAGAATTTTAGCTCTAGCAAATTTCATACAAAGAAGGggattgcatttaataaatattgaGCAGAGAGAGAAAATGCTTTACTCCCAAAGTCTTTACTATGAATGAGGTTTGCAGAAACACACACGAGGAGTGTATTAGGTGATTTAatccagaaaaaacaaacaaaaagcgctctggggcaagctcaaatgtatggtcggtgctctttgggtaagggattcatcaaaacagcaacaagaatcagtccaaggcactcgaataaagtgaaaaatttaaaaagcctttattcacatggctaaatctttAAAAATCTACGCGTTTCAgcagaagtctgccttcatcagggtaacagtgatcaggtgcgtctagagtctcctttgagtactacggtcacatgactcatttaaacatctcaaatggcattcaaataatttaacaagcaaAGTCTACTATCATCATAAATTCGGCATAGATACAAACACCCACTTGCATATatgggaaaagagagagagaaaaaaaaaaaaaaaaagggtatatacaaacacatacatcaatgtataatgataatctgtaaagcatctatagaaaaactcattcattcattaattttcttgtcggcttagtccctttattaatctggggtcgccacagtggaatgaaccgacaacttatccagcaaacgttttacgcagcggatgcccttccatccgcaacccatcactgggaaagatccatacacactcattcacacacatacactacggacaatttagcctacccaattcacctgtaccgcatgtttttggactgtgggggaaaccggagcacctggaggaaacccacacgaatgcaggcagaacatgcaaacttcacacagaaacggcagcttacccagctgaggctcgaaccagcaaccttcttgctgtgaggcgacagcactaccttctgcgccactgcgtcgcctcattTAACATCTTATATGTTAAAAATGAAAACCTAAAATTTGTAATATTGAAATTGTAAAGATTCTTTGAAAACTTAATTTGTGTTTCTGCTTTAGTTCAGCTGAACAACATCGGCCCCAGTTTTAACTACGTTCCCTTCAACACCAGCTCAGCAGCTCAACAGAGAGAGGTATGACTTTCTACACATcttaaaaatcaaagcattttACCATTTCTGAATGCATAATGTATATGTTTTCCTGTCCATATCTAGATTTTCACCTCCACCTTTAATGAGGAAGATCATGAAGACGCTGGTATGAATCACTACTATGATTCATATTCACGACACTCAGTTGCTCATAGACCGGCACGGCCGTCCACAGCACCCAACAGATTGGAGACTGAGGAAAGACCCTCAGAAATATTTCAATCAGTTTTGGATGATAGTGAGACAACAAGTCCTGATGGAGATCATCATACTCATATGAAGCCTATGATTAAAAGGAAAGTGCTAAGGTAGGAAGatgtgacatttatttatttagattgggTCGTTGATGTAAAATATCATTATAATCAATGCACATTCGTTTCCTGTTGTCTTGTTACATAGGAAGCATCAAGGTCGGTCTCGTGTCTGTGATGAGTCTACACATAGTGAAGATTCTGGTAAGttttatgtaacatttttaaaagtacttcactcaaaaaaaaaaaaaaaattgtcatcatttactctgtttaacagaggtttttttttttttaactgaaaataactcaaactggtttggaacattTATTGGTTGATTAAATTATGGCAGAATTTTATATTTTGGGTTAACTACCAACCAAAAATTACTTGACCCCATTATAAGGCTTTGTTATATACAGCATATATACATCATAATGCTTCTtgagtcattttaaaatgtttgaaaaagaatatataaaatgtcctaatagtgtttttagcagcgtgggtcacatatatgactgtcaacagctcaaaaaatgtgttttggtgtttcgtgaccctttttTCTACCTTCCTGTTGTGatcgggtcaaatctgaccgatttacaagttaaaacactcataaatattgtgttttacatctgaatGCCTCAATATcttatgatatcctccacactaAGCACTTGAACATATAAAATTGATGATCATCTCTTTCAttaaattttgagtgttttattcAACCTTGCTACATCTGTGGTGTTCCCGATCAAGcaggagaacttttagcttagcatcaattattttattgaactagaccattagcatctcattcaaaaatgACTAAAGTATAACTAGTGCTAGTTCTGTGTCCATATTCACCACCTATACCCTCAGTCACTACTTCCTACATTTTTTCACTAATATAGTTCAATTGAAGGACTGAAGGAAAATTTAAGCACTCAGTACACAGGAAAggatactgttttgttttgctatGGTTGATAAATCATTCAAATGGATTAAAACTTCAGtttctttggtcagaccctgtgatagtgTTTTATATTCTgtcatctattgttcattttgtaatacgTTTTCAGTGTCTATTTGTCTATAGTTTTCACTGTAGTCAAATCCTATAAATTTATGTTAGACATTACTTTGTAGtgagacattgttcacagctaaagaatgttgaataaaaattgtgtggtgaaaaatgttttttgtgcTAATTTAAGACCAGTTTTAAAACAGACTGGTCAATTTTGATCGGGAACAGTAAAGTAAGGTGTGGGATGTGAACACGATGGGAGGGTTAAAAGAACAACTTTGTAACATAGTATTTACTCTCATTTTCAATTTAAgaaggtagttcacccaaaactgaaaattctattaTAATTTACTCATCAATCACTATatattcataaattttccttcgacttagctCCTTATTTagcagaggttgccacagtgtaacgtaccaactaatccagcatatgttttatacagcggatgcccttccagccacaacccagtactgggaaacacccatacgttCTCACATAttcgtacactacagccaatttacttcatgcaattcacctatagcgcatctctttggactgtggggtgaaccagagtacctggaggaattccatgcaaactccacacagaaataccaactggcccaacttggacttgaaccagtgaccttcttgctgtgaggcgacattgctaaccactgagccaaaaaCATAAACTTCGGTAGtattctataataaaaaaaacaagctccCATACAGCAGGTGGCACAATTACCCTTGTTAACCCTAATAAGTTCTTACTGGTAATCTTCTTAGTTACAGCCCCTCCCTCTCAGCCATCTGCTTTGGCTCAAAAGCTGAGCTGATTTTTATACTGAGGCCTGAGAGAGAGAACTGTCTATCTACCTCAGGATGTATAAAGCTTTTGAGAGCCGTCTGGAAAATGAAAGCAATGAAGATGAAGCATCCCTGTCCTCTTCCTTCTGGACAGATCGAGAGAGCGAGGAGGAAAATGAAAAGGACTATgttaagaaagaaaacaaaaggaCTGAGAAAAGGCCTGAAAGAGACAGTAAAGATGAGCAGGATAATAAAGAGAGGACGATGCATAAAAATTTGGATTCTGAAGACGACAAGGAAAAAAGAATGGAGCAATTCACAAAAGCAATTCAAGAAAAAGGAGATGaaaaacaaagtaaagaagagAAAAATGTAAAAGAGGTTAAAAGTAAAGGAAACATGAGTAAAGAAGCAGGCAAGAGTGAGGAAGAAGAGAGTGAAGAGGAAAATGCAAGTTCAGAAGAGGAGAAAGAGAGTGAAGAGGAGGAAGATGAAAGTTCAGAAGAAaatgaagatgagaatgaagaggAAGAAGAAAGTAAGGAAGAGAACAAAGGAGGAAAAGAACAAGAAAGTgagcatgaagagtttgagctatATGAACTACAAAAAGAGATTGATGATGACTCAGAAGAAAGTGAGGTGGAGGAAAGTGAAGAGGAGGAAGACGGAAAAGAATTTGAAGACAAGGAAGAGCAAAGTGAAGTAGAAGAAGGGGGAAAGGAAAGTGAAGAGAAAGAAGAATGTGAAGAAGAGGAAATGGTGGAAAGAAGTGAAGCGTCAAAAAAAGAGAAGAGTCAAGAGGAAGAAAAAGAGCAAGAAAGTGAAGAGGAGAAAAAAGAAAGGGACCTTGATGAGACTGAAGAGCAAAGTGACGTTGAAGAAGAGGGAAAGGAAAGTGTTGAAAAAGAAGAAAGTGGAGAAGAGCTAACGGGGGAAAGAAGTCAAGAGGAAAACAGTGAGCAAGAAAGTGAAGAGGGGGAAGAAGGAAGTCAAGACGAGGAGGAAGAAGAGTTTTCAGAGGAAGAACCAGAAGATAGTGAAAAGGaggaaaaagaggaaaaattttTTGGAGAAGATGACATACAAAATGAggaagaggaaaaaaaagaagacagtAAAGAGGAAGAAGAAAGTCAAGAGGAGGAAccagaattttatttttgtgaacAGAGAAAACGGAATGAGAGGAAGGACGAGGAAGAGCCAGAAAAGGAAGTGACTGAGGATGAACTAAATAGTGAGGAGGAGGGAGAAAGCTTTAGTGGAGGAAACACTGAGGAGAacgaggagaaaaaaaatgaaattgatAATTCAGAGGGTGAAAAAGATCACGCCAATGAACAAGATAAGCTTTATTCAAAAGAAGATTTAAATAGTGAAGGAAGGCTTACAGGTATAGATTCAGACATGGATGAAAAGATAAACAATCTCTCCAGGAAAAAGAGCACTGGTGGAAGTGGGGAGGAAAACTATACATTTTCAGAGGAAGAAGGCGAATATGAAGGAGATAACCTATGTTTTGCATCAGAAGATCATGAAGGCATTAAAGGAAAGGCAGACATTGATAAATCTTTTTTAATGAAAGAAAGTACAGAAAACTCTGAAAGTGAGGGATCCGAGAACAGCAAACAGAGAGAACCTAACAAAAACAATGAAGAGGAACTAACTGAAGAGGAAAGAGAGTGTTTTATAAAAGACTGTACAGAGGAAAACATTGGCAGCAACAACAAAGAGGAGGGGATTTGTGAAGGAAATGGAAACCATGTCAAGGAAAAGAGGCAATATTTGTCGGATGACTATGATGAAGAGATAAAA
It encodes the following:
- the hyls1 gene encoding centriolar and ciliogenesis-associated protein HYSL1 isoform X2; the protein is MESVDFSEEEIQEQLAALGYSHISKQRLREFKRDLDHLIRHEKSRSQSSSDWTSPASQSRTSKSPPALIKEKVQLNNIGPSFNYVPFNTSSAAQQREIFTSTFNEEDHEDAGMNHYYDSYSRHSVAHRPARPSTAPNRLETEERPSEIFQSVLDDSETTSPDGDHHTHMKPMIKRKVLRKHQGRSRVCDESTHSEDSGTVSELEERLDQMRIPTSRVHYDSESEETESYTDRTSSVTEESSSAFQQYIRGMTRSHSESDIRPRPKSFIRPVFDHPHTRNLKKTDPVAKYLQYKQEWEMFKPPGEKSRKELHWAIREQLMYQPPPPRPQKTFIPNNYVVPTEKKRSALRWEIRHDLAHCIIPAKISYP
- the hyls1 gene encoding uncharacterized protein hyls1 isoform X1, whose protein sequence is MYKAFESRLENESNEDEASLSSSFWTDRESEEENEKDYVKKENKRTEKRPERDSKDEQDNKERTMHKNLDSEDDKEKRMEQFTKAIQEKGDEKQSKEEKNVKEVKSKGNMSKEAGKSEEEESEEENASSEEEKESEEEEDESSEENEDENEEEEESKEENKGGKEQESEHEEFELYELQKEIDDDSEESEVEESEEEEDGKEFEDKEEQSEVEEGGKESEEKEECEEEEMVERSEASKKEKSQEEEKEQESEEEKKERDLDETEEQSDVEEEGKESVEKEESGEELTGERSQEENSEQESEEGEEGSQDEEEEEFSEEEPEDSEKEEKEEKFFGEDDIQNEEEEKKEDSKEEEESQEEEPEFYFCEQRKRNERKDEEEPEKEVTEDELNSEEEGESFSGGNTEENEEKKNEIDNSEGEKDHANEQDKLYSKEDLNSEGRLTGIDSDMDEKINNLSRKKSTGGSGEENYTFSEEEGEYEGDNLCFASEDHEGIKGKADIDKSFLMKESTENSESEGSENSKQREPNKNNEEELTEEERECFIKDCTEENIGSNNKEEGICEGNGNHVKEKRQYLSDDYDEEIKLRKSEEKINNKDLVKNVPGADEHDSEAEGEKRQSNSAEQDDEQKKSKWFFDGPVEEEERQDRNSWMSDDDDYDYVTVVSGQSEKEEDNYTWGQELKLKKGTRDMGVGDVHESLGSPAASILTSGYGTYRPDSSKYGDPEEVDYRDDCTVAGLEEENESVLYDIDYEDNSSLLWFKENLTTDGRGPTESPDGRQIVVAQQSHDGFKDNKPQFPDLPSQAEQHQSPAKNDNATEESSSQNVAYFNEGLELEALRYSLDHPFNLRHRRGRVQKRPEERQYHGGYDEEHQRRKETRVRAYAGCLGTVSELEERLDQMRIPTSRVHYDSESEETESYTDRTSSVTEESSSAFQQYIRGMTRSHSESDIRPRPKSFIRPVFDHPHTRNLKKTDPVAKYLQYKQEWEMFKPPGEKSRKELHWAIREQLMYQPPPPRPQKTFIPNNYVVPTEKKRSALRWEIRHDLAHCIIPAKISYP
- the hyls1 gene encoding centriolar and ciliogenesis-associated protein HYSL1 isoform X3 — protein: MESVDFSEEEIQEQLAALGYSHISKQRLREFKRDLDHLIRHEKSRSQSSSDWTSPASQSRTSKSPPALIKEKVQLNNIGPSFNYVPFNTSSAAQQREIFTSTFNEEDHEDAAPNRLETEERPSEIFQSVLDDSETTSPDGDHHTHMKPMIKRKVLRKHQGRSRVCDESTHSEDSGTVSELEERLDQMRIPTSRVHYDSESEETESYTDRTSSVTEESSSAFQQYIRGMTRSHSESDIRPRPKSFIRPVFDHPHTRNLKKTDPVAKYLQYKQEWEMFKPPGEKSRKELHWAIREQLMYQPPPPRPQKTFIPNNYVVPTEKKRSALRWEIRHDLAHCIIPAKISYP